In Gossypium hirsutum isolate 1008001.06 chromosome D01, Gossypium_hirsutum_v2.1, whole genome shotgun sequence, the genomic window aattttttttctattttttttctttcgagtTATTTGTGTtcgattttgtttcttttgttttttaaaaactatatatatataacatataaaaaaagcAGAAAAAAACATACCTTTTGATTTTTCCGGCCACCGTACGGCCGCGTCGACGGCGGAGGATTGCCGGAGCCCATGGCCGGACTTGGGGCCTGAGAGAGAAGGAGAGAGCTCTCtctctctgttttttttaaatgatgaaactgatttgtttttttggtttttcttattatttatactaaacatgaaacgacgtcgttttggtggggaggatccgcgcgttgacccgacccaaccgcctaggatccgcgtgttttctagcGCATGGGTAATTTGCGCACGCGGTCCTCCCTCTTTTGCGAtggttttcaatttggtccaagaACCATGCGCCTAGGTCTTGGCAGAACGGCACCGTTTGGTTAACATGGGAATATTTCCCATTTGGCCCTTCTACTTTTCGCGTCCATCACAATTGGgtccatttctttatttatttattttcgattTCGCCCCAAATGTTgctcttttattattttagtccttttctaatttttttatttttacttttattttattattaaacctattatgttatttactgttattattattatcctcATATTTTGTTTATActtattatgtaaattatatatatatatgcttcatattatattattattatataattgcttatatatgtatataggtatatgtatatgtatgttttttttatatacataaataCTCTTTTtttcatatgtgtatatatatatatatatgctcttACATATtcattatattttcaaaatatattgtttaattttttgtactttgtatatatacttacatatgtatttatatatatttgatgatgGTTTTATACGTATACATGTACGTGCATATATGCTTATGTATTTTCACGTCCAATAGTTTTAAATAAGGTGTACATGcgtatgtttttcatattttcatgctTATGTGTATACGTGTTTATGTATCTTtataattatatgatttttgttgattttgttcatttatttatttacatgtttattattgtttattttcttactttAGTTTTTTATCGTTTGTTATTTCGCCCGTataattgtttttattgtttattattttgcttgtatcattttatttacattgtcatcattattattattttgcatcCATTTTTACTCGGATttatcaaaaaaacaaaaaatctaaaataaaagtaaCACTCGGTATTttagatcttcgagagaatcgagccctaacgtattgggttccgattttcttcgttgaatttaaataatcgagattactcttttaaaaatgatataaagcTCGTTATcaagaattcaatatgttgtgtcctaacgcattggatgtgacacgttgttttctcgagacgaggatttttcgaaataaatgcaatattcaatgtttaatattttaagaaattgtgccctaacgtattgggttgcgatttcttcacttgattttaaacaattgaatattcttttaaactttattacacgattcttttaaactcaagttttaaatgatatcgggagttaagaaaagattgtgtcctaacttactgggcatgatccctttcctaaacccgagataataaaatatctttttaaataaataaaattttggcattcattcgcgtatcggaaattcgagacattgtgtcctaacttactggatatgatgctttctttctcgattaacgcgAAATGTGTCcccttttcccaaaattttcaactttttaatacaatgatcgtatttttaaatttctttaaagttttcaacttttcgacattaagacattaagtaatcaactaaggtaccaattttgggcgtatcgagggtgctaatccttcctcgtgcgtaaccgactcccgaacccgtttttctgaatttcgtggatcaaacctgttgttttaataaaatcaaaccgtttattaaaaataacaacttttcgaggtgatccaatcacacctcataaaaaaggattggtggcgactcccgtttcatttttcaaaacccaagtcgaccccgtttttaataaaaaagtggTGTCAACACTTGGCAATACAAAGGAATTATAACAAAATGCCGGTCGAAATGCTGCAGTTGAGTTGTATCAACCCCAAGTTCCATGGTATCTCaacaaaaatcttttaaaaccAGCCTAAATTTTAAGTACTTATTTGCTCTAAGTATGATATGACTTAGCCAACATGACGTGAAGCAATCTATCACTGaattcatctatatatatatgtacctcGAAATCTAACTGATGCTACACACTATCTAAAGCCTTCAAAACCAAGAGATAGAGGTTACTTGGGATCCCAATAATGGCTCGCTTAAACCTTGCTTTGCTTGTAATTGTCTTTGTTTTGATCTATCAGGTACCATCGATGCAATCTAGGAAGCTTTTCAATGGTGAGATGAAAGCAGCAGTCATTTCCCCCAAGGATAATTTGGTTCCAAGTGATGTTCCGAAGAAGCCTACAACTGATAAAGATAGCATAATGGCTGATAATGAAAGGCTTTTTTCTGTTCATCTTGGTAAAATTGATCGATTGTTGCAATCAGCAGTACCAAGTCCTGGAGCTGGCCACTAGCTAGTTAGACTCAGTTGTCTCCCAACTGTAGTTGCCCTTCAATACACAGTATAATATACACGAATTAGCTGCCGAAAACATATATAGCTAGTGTACATGTAAGGTTTGTCTTACTCTTATGTTGTCACCTGCAATAATCCAAAACATCTgcaattttaattgaaaagaaaGCTTAAAAATGCTAAATTGCAATTATAAAGTTAATCAATTTGTTCATGAGAAGTATGTTTGTCATTGAAATACGATAAATTATCTTTGATGGAAGATTTTAGTTTCCACAACACCAAGTTCCGAAGAAACTGTTGAAGTCAAACCGACTTTAAGTCGGTAAAGCATGGAAATAAGATTGGTTCTAAGTCGGTGTAGCGGTGGAGCTTATAAAAAATTGTTCGAGTATGGCGGCAAAGTGAGCATCTAAGTCCgttaatttagcctataaatgtAGTGCATGTGCAGTGAGAAATAGAAGTGTGTAATGGAGAAAAATAAAgtgtttatatatttatgttgttttctaGTAAGTTACTTCCTTGAGTAATAAACTTATTTTGGTTTCAGTGTTCACTATGCATCCAATAAATGGTATAAAAGTTTAGTTTGTGGCCATGTCATGATGACGAAAGTAATTCAACTGCACATTTTGAAATTAATGAAGATAAGTTATGATAACTGGAGCTTCCAAATAAAAGATATATTTGGCTCTCACTCAAGATTGCTggaatattataaaaaaagaataTGTTGAGCCTGAAAATGCAGCTGTTGAAGCGGTTTGAGAAGTGAAGAGAAATGGGTATTAAGGAAGCTCGTAAAAACGATAACAAGGTTTCAAGGAGTTGACGACTTAacttttgaaaaagaaattggaTGCGAAAACATCACAGGAAATATGGGGGTATGTCTGCAATCACTAAGCTGAATTTGAGAGGTTGAAAATGAGAAGTTCAAAAAATATTGATGACTGTGTTAGCCGATTGATGGGGTATTGAAAAAATTCCAATAAAAGTcccattttttttacaaagtttACAAACAGATATCTAATATGTTTCTAACAGCTTGGGACAGATGGTAGACTATCGGTGGCCACCCACTTtcaccctaaatcctaaacctgcagatatattaattaaaattatgccAACTATATTTGATTTTGTAAGTTCAAAGAATGAAGAATAGGTAAAAATATGTTGGAAATATGAGGCTCCCAACAAAAATGCGATTCTTGGAAAATGTCATATTAATATAAAACCTCGAATCACCCTGGTTAACACAGACAAATAGATGTGGTAATCCATGCCCAAAGTGCTGGGTCTTATAAAGCATAGAAATGGTCTTTCACCTTCATAGACAGCTTGGAGTTGCAAATTGAAAGCTAGATGCCAGAAAAGTTAAATGAAGCTTAATTTGTTAGTTGTTTTTGGAGTAAAAATAACATGAAGGTCTTTGTTTTGTcccctttatttaaaaaatagataaattgatCCTTAAACATTAGATCAAATAGTAAATTAgagatttttgttaaaatttttatctatttatattgttaaaaactagcatAACTAATGAAATTACTAACTAATGACATATAGCATGCTAGCGTACCTCATGCTAAAATGCATAAATCattttttaacagtagaaatagatgaaatttttaaacgaatgatcaatttactttttgatttaacatatttgaattaatttactcaaataaaGAGTGAGCAAAATACAATCTACCTAGTATAGGAGCGTATATAATACTGTTATTTTTAGTCACAGATATCCGTAGACATTGCATGAATACTATTGGATCAAGCCGGCTAAGTAATCAATAAATGCCCACCATTATAAATTCCATGAATCTCTTATTTCATTCCAAACATGTAATACTTGACTTAGCCAACACGTTCTTCATTGATATAAGTGAGTTCAATTGTAAATAGAGGTCTTCCACATCTTCATTGATATCGTTCACTATTGACTAATTAACATATTGAGAGTATTAGctcaaaaacatttttttgagttttcttatttttttacttgttttgtTTAGTCGCAGTTTCAATGTCTTAATTCAAACTTTGAGGAACTTAAACAAATTTGAAGCAAATTCTTCATCTAAAGTCACACAATTTACTTGGTTAAAGTTTAACTCCGTAACACAATGATGAATCAGGCTCAAACTCATGAAACTTTGAAAGTTGTGAATTAAACTCttcactatttaattttatttatttattttatcttaattaaaagttaataaattgACCATAATAGCTTccatatataatatattacattcgattatataaatgtatattttataaaatgtaaaatatgaagtattagatataaataaataattggtttttttgacattttttattaatgaaaacttaacgatttaaacataaattaattcaatataaaattcaataatgtatttattatataaattcattaaaaaaattcctttaataaaatcataatttttatttataagtataaatatgataaatcaaaatatcaatagttccaaattcaataatataataaataaaaaagattatatTAATTAGTTCAAAAAAGTTGCTTAACCCATACTCCTATATATGTACTATAGATTATAGAAAATCAACCTTTAGCATACATATTAGTCTTCTTTCATAATTGTCACGGTTGAAAGACTCGAGATTGCACAATAAAGTCTAGTCGCCTGGCCCGGACCCAAACAAGGGGTAAGAAGAAGATTCATGGAAAAGTTGGGCAAGCAAGACATGTTGAATCACCGTATTAAAGACACGTTTTCAACAAGACCCGCATCTTAAAGGAAAAGTGATAGCTACTGGTTTTAAATCCTTGCGAGAATTTACAAACGAAAAATAGCGAGAACACAATACAAAcacattattcttttcttttaatatttaatcCCATAGAATGAATTAAAacgtataaaaaatatataattattataaaataatcattataCACAAGAAAGTGAAAGACTTGTTGTACCATATCAATAAATGGGTAAGACAAGAATGCTGATGGAAAGTTTGAGCAGCCATTTTTGAATTAAGAAATGGGCAAAAAGTCATGAAAGTTAATATGAAAGGACCCCTCTCATCTATTCTTGTAAAGGAAATGTGATATAGCTATGTATGTTGTACTATTGcttatagatttaaattttagtctAATAATTAGGTTTCTCTCTAGTTAATTAGACTGTTACACTTAAGTGCCAGAATACgtaaattttattgttattcaATTAATTACAACTTTGAGCTTTTgttagataaatttttaaagtgatTAGATCACTTTCGTAGAAATTGCTTTATTTGTTGGcatgtttgataaaaaaaatattgattatttGCTTGCATCTTTTTGAGGATATCATAcaattaatttcatgtttattagTGAAGAAGAGATTGAATCAAGCAAGATTACTTTCCAaggatttttatataatttactcACCTTATATATTAAGATATGCAATCTAAAAAGATGTAGACTGGTTTTATGATCTTTTTGTATCCTTATATTAAGGATAATTGATGTAATGAGATTTGGGTAGGTAATTTGGATTAAAGATTGTTTTGTGAAGATGGATTCGTGCTTTAAATATGGAAAACTTGATCAATCATGGTAAAAGTTTTATAGTTGGGGCAAGTGTTTTTGAAGTGGCTGCCAAAGTGCTAGTGGAAGTGGCCACTTCGCCAAGCACTTTGATAGATATGTACTTGCCTTATTTAGAATTGAAAATCTtttagatattatttttattgtttcacTACTACCAATTGCTTGTTTTAGTTTAAAATGTCACACTGAAGACTTTAATAGAAAAGAATTAATTgtgataaatttgaaaaaatagtgGCACTAaatgcttaaaaataaaaataagactaAATTTAAAATGTACAAAGTATAAGGACTTAGAGCATGTTTTAACTTTCAAATTATAATTCTATAATTTGATACAAAcaaataatcactttaatataaAAGGAATGTCTAAAGTGCGTCCTTTATGGACACATGAATGCAGCgtgttgttttcttctttttctttaaattataaaaaataaataaattttagtttttatctttgagatataatccttatactttaatttttaacataattttgtctctatattttatactattattaattagtcaaaatagttaataatattaattttttaattaaaatattatttaattatataatttaaaaataaaattttaaatcgaaaaagtagataaattaaattatttaaaataaaaataaagagactaaattctaaattaaaatatataatcagTGTGAATGAAATACACTAGTATTTATAAATTTAGTGTGGTCATACTGTTAACAATCAATAGAAAGTGTGAACAGTCAATTAACAAGGGACTTCCACGGCAATGCGTGGGTCCATTCTAGTGTATATAAAGAATGGATTATCTAGCTTGACAAACTTCTTCTCATTAACTCAACACCAAAACTCAAATGGGGAAAACTTTCCTCAACTTAGCTCTTCTTATcatcttccattttttttttattatggcTACTTCCTCTATGAAATTAACCACCATAGTTACCGACCAATTGGCTCTTCTTGCATTAAAAGAACATGTTATTCACGACCCCGAAAATGTCTTGACCACTAACTGGTCAGCTTCTACCCATGTTTGCAAATGGTTTGGTGTCAGTTGCGGATCCAAGCACCGCAGAGTCGTAGCTCTAAACATTACTGGGTTGGGACTCGTAGGAACCCTTCCTCCCCACTTAGGAAATTTATcattcctttctcttctttccATTTCAGATAATAGTTTTGACGGTGAATTACCTGTCCAGTTATCCAATTTGCGACGGTTGAAGCATATAAACTTTCGTAACAACAACCTTAGTGGAGAAATCCCATCATGGTTGGGATCATTACCTGAACTTCAAAGGTTGTTTCTGTATCATAACCACTTCAAGGGTGTTATTCCATTCTCTTTAGGTAATTTGTCAAAGCTAGAGATGTTGGACTTGTTCCAAAACCAGCTTTCAGGTTCAATACCCTCCTCCATCTTCAATATATCTTCGTTGCAGAAAATAAATCTAAGAAACAATTATCTCTTTGGCTCCATACCTTCTGTTTCGCACGATATTCTTTCCTTAGAACTCATAGATTTCACCTTCAATAATCTCACTGGCCATTTTCCAAGTGATATGTTTGATCATCTTCCGAATTTGAAAAAGCTGAGCTTGAGTGATAACATGCTTTCTGGCAAAATTCCAGCTAGTTTATGCAAGTGCAAAGagttagaaattttatcgttatCATATAATCAATTGGGGGGAAGCCTACCGGTAGAAATTGGGAACCTGAGTATGCTTCGAATCCTCTTTATTGGTCGGAACCACTTTGAAGGTGATGTATACTAAATTTTTTAAGCCACCAAAgtgtttattttgttattattttattttaaaggctGTTTATTTTATTCAGGAAGAAAATTGTTAAGAGATATTTTCTTATCCCTCTCAAAATTCTATTCCCAGCCTTAATTCCTATAGTAATGAAGTGTGCAGTATGACACCTAATAGGATGGGGAatatcttattcaatttattgCAAACCGATAATTCTGAATTTGTGTGAATTTGATCATTGCAGGTGAAATTCCACAACAAATTGGGAATCTAACTCTTCTTATGGTGCTTGATACTGCCGACAATAACTTAACAGGTGAATGAGTAAAACGTAGTTTAcaatcaaattattatatttaatttataacttTCTAAAATAATATTAGCTTCTAATTTATATTAGTATGTGATTTTATACATACAATATAGTTTGACTTTATGTAGTTAATGCAGAGTaatattaattaacataattaatccttgtatattaattaagtgatatttAAGATGCTTAAAATTCTATTaagtaataactttattttacatcaataaaattaacacaactttatttttttatactaattattataatttaaattataattatcacaactttattttttctatatttaaatGTTTAGAGTTTTActtaagtaataactctattttaaaattagcataacttttttaactaataaatgtaaattaaattataatattttaaaatgtgtattaattatCTCAACTTctatttttaaacatataattcTTGCgggttcaaatttttttttttaaattcacacttttatatatattgtagATTATAGATAAATTTAGCCTTATGTTTTTTGATAAGTTCATAATCATtagaaaaagtaatttttttgaattaagaTATTGTCTACCTATACTttactatttataaaatttaactttttttagggTTTATAGCCTCCTATTTCCAATAATGTCTTAttcaaattaagtttaaaattgaaatttaaacttgaattttgtctttaaaattataatatgtaTTGCCACTGCCCTAGATAACAAAAAAATAcgattgaattaattttattttcttaaaaataaaaatctgatTTTATTGAACCCTAAAAAGAAACaactatatattatttattttttaaataaactatataTTGATTTGGCCAGTTTATTCTTTatgaattcatttatcattattttctacattttgaatttctttcaacTTTAAAGTTAAacattttagtttaaaattaagGCTTTGTTCATGATTTAGACCCTGAATTTTACTCATTTTTCATTTTGGTACATAAATTTTATATCCCATTTTGATGCCTAAATTATACATCTATTATATTTTTTCAAACATTGACCGGTGACGTGACCATTGGTTGGACATTAGTCAATAATCACGACTAAAATGAACTTGAACAAACTGACCCCCTAATTCATTCTTGACATGATTTGGAATTTTTGAGATTTCAACTTAGATTTTGCTCTAGATCGATTTATTTTGTTGAGCTATCTAGATATTCTGATTTGTCAATTTAAGTTGTCcattaattttgttgaattatCTTAATAAAAATATGCAATTATTATTAGTAAACTAATCGTGTAAATTACGAGTTGCTTGTTACGTTGTTTATATCGTGAAACAAATAGAAATGTACTGTTTTTATTTATGCATGTacgattttataattttatatagtgaAACAATAACTTTTtatgatttcataatttttatcattttaataattattaatacatttttataaattttaataatttattattattacaattttaaatattttttacaactttttatgatttttatattagtCTCAATCATATGCAAAATGTATTTGGACAACTAGTTGCCTAGATTTCAATAAACCTGGATGTTCATTTGCCCAAATTCATTATGGATTtgctttttagttatttttattaatttttaggatttttaaaatttttatatagttttttatatttttatagatttgataatttctataatttttaaaatattctaaatcacatcgagaataaatttaaaaaaatgattgtcAAGATTCAATTGAACATGAACACTCATTTGTCTAGGTTCATTCGAGCTCTTAATGCTAATCAATGGTGATGCCATCAATTAATAATGTTGGACATGTGGTGTGTTCGCATTGGTTGGATGTACTATTTTTTTAACAGTAATAACTTTTTCGACAAAAAAAACCATAGGAGAGCAATAGCTTGAGTATCAAAATAAGACAAAAACTTTGAAGTATCAAAGTGAAAAAACATATGTAGTTTAGGGTGAAATCATAACAAAGcctaatattaattacttaaatattttattttttgtaaaaaaaattttattgggtttatatatattttttcattatttcaggttacaatatattttatacatgttagtgattttagttttaaaaaactaaataaattatgtCTTAGAATATTCTAGTTCACTGAGATCTTACTTGTGAATCAAATATAAACCCTTTTATGTTCTCATATTTGTTTGATAAATTTATGGCAGGTATAATACCACATCAGATTGGTAACCTAAAGCACCTAGAACTCTTGAATTTGGGATTTAACAATTTTGTTGGTTCTATTCCTCCTGCAATATTTAATTCCACATTGTCGAGCATTTCTTTGGAGTTAAATCATCTTTCTGGCCATCTTCCGTTAGACATGGGCCTTTGGCTTCCAAACTTGGAAAATTTGTATCTTGGAGTGAATCAACTCCATGGTTCATTCTCAAAGTCTATTTGCAATGCCTCTCAGCTTACTCAACTTGACGTGTCACAAAATTACTTTTCAGGGTCCATTCCTGACAATTTGGGAAATCTAAGAAATTTAAAGGTTCTTGACTTGCAGGATAATAATTTAACTTCCTTAGGATTGAGCTTTCTTTCTTCTTTGACCAACTGTAGAGGCTTGGAATACCTGATTTTCGGTGAAAACCAATTGCTTAGTGGTCAACTTCCAGGTTTGGTAGGGAATCTCTCACGTTCTCTTCGGAGGTTCGATGCTTCTTTTTGCAACATCAGCGGTAGCATCCCGAGTGAAATTGGCAACTTAAGCAGCTTGATATCCATCGTTCTATTCGACAGTAAATTGACTGGAACTATACCTACTACAGTTGGAGGATTGAAAGAGCTGCAAAGTCTTTCTCTTGAAAACAACAAGTTAGAAGGATCCATTCCATTTGAATTATGTCATCTAAACAAGTTGGCTTTCTTGTTCTTGACGAATAACAAATTGTCTGGACCAATACCTGCTTGCTTGGGTAATCTCATTTCTTTAAGGAACCTATTTCTAGGCTCCAATATGTTTTCTTCCTCAATACCTTCAAGCTGGACAGGGCTTAACGATCTGCTCATCTTGAACTTGTCTTATAATTCTCTAAGTGGTCCACTACCAATTGACATGGGAAAGTGGAAGGTTTTAACTAGTATGGATTTGTCAAATAATCAATTCTCAAGTAATATTCCAACCGGGGTTGCAAATCTTAAAGATCTCACTCATTTTTCCTTATCCAACAATAGAATCACAGGTTCTATTCCCGAGTCATTTGGTGACTTGTTGAGTTTGGAGTTCTTGGACTTGTCAAGAAATAATCTTTCCGGTGAGATTCCCAAGTCTTTAGAGAACCTTCGTTTTCTCAAATATTTCAATGTCTCTTTCAATAGACTTCAAGGAGAAATTCCTAAAGGAGGACCATTTGGAAACTACTCAATCGAGTCGTTTAAAGGGAACGAAGCATTGTGTGGTGCAGCTCAACTTCATGTTCCATGTTCGAAAACTAGACCTCTTAGAAATTCCAAGGTGAGAACAAAGCTTATAATATCTGTAGCACTGCCAATTGCCTCTGCAATATTGGTGCTTGCTTTAATTATCATTATCTTGCGAAGAAGGAAGAGAAAAGACAGATCGACAACTCAAGAAGACTCGACACCTTTAGGAACGTGGAGACGAATTTCATACCACGAGCTTCATCAAGCTACAGATGGATTCAGTGATAGGAGGTTGCTTGGTAATGGGAGCTATGGTTCTGTATATCAAGGGACACTGTTAGATGGGATGGAATTTGCAGTAAAGGTATTCAAGTTAGAGTTAGAAGGAGCTTTTAAGAGTTTTGATGTTGAATGTGAAGTTCTTCGCAACATTCGTCaccgaaacttaatcaaaatcatTAGTAGTTGCTCTAATGATCTTGATTTCAAAGCTTTAGTGCTTGAGTTCATGTCTAACGGGAGTCTTGATAAATGGTTGTATTCCAACAATCATTCTCTGGACATCCTACAGAGGTTGAACATTATGATAGATGTTGCATCTGCATTGGAATATCTCCATCATGGTAATGCAACACCCGTGGTTCACTGCGATTTAAAACCTAGCAATGTTCTATTAGATGAAGATATGGTTGCACATTTGAGTGATTTTGGCATCGCAAAACTCTTAAGTGAAGAGGACTCAATGATACAAACCATGACCATGGCAAAAATAGGATACATGGCACCAGGTGATACTTTTAGttacaactttttcttttccttcacaATTAATGCCAGTGTAGCATGTGGATAAAAGAAGGGATCATATGCATTAAGCTTTGATTTCCAAACCTATTAAATGACGCCTTTAAAGGAAGAAAATagattaaattcaattttttatagcATTCATGCATaactttttggattttttttattattgatagtgttcTTTTAAATTCATACACAGAATACGGAATTGAAGGAATTGTTTCGACAAAAGGTGATGTGTATAGTTTTGGTATTCTTATGATGGAAACCATCACAAGAAAAAAGCCCACAAATGAAATGTTCGAAGGAGAAACAAGTTTGAGGAGTTGGGTGGAAGAGTCACTATCATCTTCGCTAAATCAAGTTTTAGATACCAACTTGCAGAGCAGTATTGGGAGGAAACGTTCAGCAACCGACAATTGTGCCTTATCCATTTTGCTAGTTGGGCTGGAATGTTCAGTAGAGGCTCCAGATGAGAGGCTTGATATGAAAGAGACAGTTACGAAATTAAAGAAGATCAAAGTGAGGTTATTAAAGGACATTGGACGGGTTCGTTGAAGAGGCAGTTACTAAAAATAAACTTCATTTAATAAAGCCTGTAGAGCATGCAAGTCTAAATGTGTAATTTACCTAGTCGACGCAATTTAGATAAGGTTATAACTTAGTCCTTAGATAGGTTTTATTCAATACTCAATTTAGAAAAGCGATATATTTTGGATTAGTACAAagacatgaaaattttatttaaaaacataaaatcaaaCACTAATACAATATGAATACCCAAACATATCAAAAGCTACGATTGGATTTTTTATTCCGCAAACAATCTTATCAAAGTTtcatgcattttt contains:
- the LOC107928060 gene encoding LRR receptor-like serine/threonine-protein kinase EFR — translated: MGKTFLNLALLIIFHFFFIMATSSMKLTTIVTDQLALLALKEHVIHDPENVLTTNWSASTHVCKWFGVSCGSKHRRVVALNITGLGLVGTLPPHLGNLSFLSLLSISDNSFDGELPVQLSNLRRLKHINFRNNNLSGEIPSWLGSLPELQRLFLYHNHFKGVIPFSLGNLSKLEMLDLFQNQLSGSIPSSIFNISSLQKINLRNNYLFGSIPSVSHDILSLELIDFTFNNLTGHFPSDMFDHLPNLKKLSLSDNMLSGKIPASLCKCKELEILSLSYNQLGGSLPVEIGNLSMLRILFIGRNHFEGEIPQQIGNLTLLMVLDTADNNLTGIIPHQIGNLKHLELLNLGFNNFVGSIPPAIFNSTLSSISLELNHLSGHLPLDMGLWLPNLENLYLGVNQLHGSFSKSICNASQLTQLDVSQNYFSGSIPDNLGNLRNLKVLDLQDNNLTSLGLSFLSSLTNCRGLEYLIFGENQLLSGQLPGLVGNLSRSLRRFDASFCNISGSIPSEIGNLSSLISIVLFDSKLTGTIPTTVGGLKELQSLSLENNKLEGSIPFELCHLNKLAFLFLTNNKLSGPIPACLGNLISLRNLFLGSNMFSSSIPSSWTGLNDLLILNLSYNSLSGPLPIDMGKWKVLTSMDLSNNQFSSNIPTGVANLKDLTHFSLSNNRITGSIPESFGDLLSLEFLDLSRNNLSGEIPKSLENLRFLKYFNVSFNRLQGEIPKGGPFGNYSIESFKGNEALCGAAQLHVPCSKTRPLRNSKVRTKLIISVALPIASAILVLALIIIILRRRKRKDRSTTQEDSTPLGTWRRISYHELHQATDGFSDRRLLGNGSYGSVYQGTLLDGMEFAVKVFKLELEGAFKSFDVECEVLRNIRHRNLIKIISSCSNDLDFKALVLEFMSNGSLDKWLYSNNHSLDILQRLNIMIDVASALEYLHHGNATPVVHCDLKPSNVLLDEDMVAHLSDFGIAKLLSEEDSMIQTMTMAKIGYMAPEYGIEGIVSTKGDVYSFGILMMETITRKKPTNEMFEGETSLRSWVEESLSSSLNQVLDTNLQSSIGRKRSATDNCALSILLVGLECSVEAPDERLDMKETVTKLKKIKVRLLKDIGRVR